In Aquincola tertiaricarbonis, the genomic stretch GGATACATGATGAAGAGCGGGCCCTTGTCACGCACCTGCATCGGCTTGCCGTCCAGCAGCGTCGCCAGCACCACGTCGTAGCGCATCAGGTCGTCGAACGGGATCTCCACCCGGTAGTCGTTCAGCGCCACCGCCTGCACCTTGTCGCCGCGCGCACCGGCGGCGGCCATCACGTCGCGCACCAGGGGGCCGCTGAAACTGCGCGGCGTGGCGTACCAGGGCGTGCGGGTGACGATCTCGGTCTGCGGCAGGCGCTGCAGCATCGGCATGTCGAACGCGGCCTGCCCGGGCTGGTTGGGCCGGCGCAGGCGGCCGGTGATGGTCAGCAGCACGTCCGAGCCGGGCGCCTCCAGCGCCTGCGCGCGGGACAGGCCGGCACAGCCCAGCGCCAGGCCGGTGAGCAGGGCAGCGCGTCGGCGAAGCAGAAGCATCGACTGATGAATGCAGGTTGAGGCAGGGCCCCGTTGCGGCGGATTCTAGGGGGGTGGGCTGAGGTGTTCCCGCTCCCGCAGCGCGGGAAAGAGCCGCATCCACAGCGCCACCACCACCAGCGTGCCGGCGCCGCCCAGCACCACCGAGCCCACCGGCCCCAGCCAGGCCGCGGTGGCGCCCGACTCGAACTCGCCCAGCTGGTTGCTGGCGCCGATGAAGACGGAGTTCACCGCCGCCACCCGGCCCCGCATCTTGTCGGGCGTGTCCAGCTGCACCAGCGACTGCCGCACCACCACGCTGACCATGTCGGCCGCGCCGGCCACCATCAGCGCCACGAAGCTCAGCGGGAACACGGTGGAGACGCCGAACACCAGCGTGGCCACGCCGTATACCGCCACTGCCGCGAACATGCGCCGGCCCACACGGTCGCGGATCGGCCAGCGCGTGAGCAGCAGCGACACCAGCAGCGCCCCGCCCGCCGGCGCGCCGCGCAGCAGGCCCAGGCCCCAGGGTCCGGTATGCAGGATGTCGCGGGCGTAGATGGGCAGCAGCGCGGTGGCGCCGCCCAGCAGCACCGCGAACAGGTCCAGCGAGATGGCGCCCAGGATCACCGGCCGCTGGGCGATGAAGCGGAAGCCCGCCAGCAGCGTGGCCATGTTCACCGGCTCCTTCGAGGGCGGCCGCGCCAGCCCGCGGATGGACAGCACCAGCGCGCCGCCCACCAGGAACAGCGCCGCGCACAGCCCGTACACCGCTGCCGCGCCCGCCACGTAGACGAAGCCGCCCACCGCCGGCCCGGCGATGATGGCTGCCTGGATGGCGCCCGAGCTGAAGGCCAGTGCCCGCGGCAGCACCACGGCCGGCACCAGCGCCGGCACCACCGCCTGTTGCGCCGGCTGCTGGAAGGCCCGCGCCACGCCCAGCAGCAGCGAAACCGCCAGGATGGTTTCGCGCCCCACCCAGCCACCCACCGTGCCCGCAGCCAGCGTGCCGGCCACCGCGGCCTGCAGCACCAGGCAGGCGGCCAGCACATGGCCGCGGTTGCTGCGGTCGATCACCGTGCCCGCCACCAGCGACAGCAGCAGCGCGGGCATGAACTGCGCCAGGCCCACCAGGCCCAGGTCCCAGGCACTGCCGGTGGTGTCGTACATCTGCCAGCCCAGCGCCACCATCAGCATCTGCGCGGCCATGGTCCCGGCCAGCCGGCCCCACCACATGCGCAT encodes the following:
- a CDS encoding molybdopterin-dependent oxidoreductase, with the translated sequence MLLLRRRAALLTGLALGCAGLSRAQALEAPGSDVLLTITGRLRRPNQPGQAAFDMPMLQRLPQTEIVTRTPWYATPRSFSGPLVRDVMAAAGARGDKVQAVALNDYRVEIPFDDLMRYDVVLATLLDGKPMQVRDKGPLFIMYPFDRRPELRTAVYFSRCAWQLVKLEVQ
- a CDS encoding MFS transporter; translation: MSAAAFAADAPLRAFPSFMRMWWGRLAGTMAAQMLMVALGWQMYDTTGSAWDLGLVGLAQFMPALLLSLVAGTVIDRSNRGHVLAACLVLQAAVAGTLAAGTVGGWVGRETILAVSLLLGVARAFQQPAQQAVVPALVPAVVLPRALAFSSGAIQAAIIAGPAVGGFVYVAGAAAVYGLCAALFLVGGALVLSIRGLARPPSKEPVNMATLLAGFRFIAQRPVILGAISLDLFAVLLGGATALLPIYARDILHTGPWGLGLLRGAPAGGALLVSLLLTRWPIRDRVGRRMFAAVAVYGVATLVFGVSTVFPLSFVALMVAGAADMVSVVVRQSLVQLDTPDKMRGRVAAVNSVFIGASNQLGEFESGATAAWLGPVGSVVLGGAGTLVVVALWMRLFPALREREHLSPPP